A stretch of the Osmerus eperlanus chromosome 10, fOsmEpe2.1, whole genome shotgun sequence genome encodes the following:
- the LOC134027910 gene encoding zinc finger protein OZF-like, with product MAEILTLKAFVNERLTSAAEEIFGMFEKTINEHHAEFSRLNEELKIQRRQLETVLHPNKPLHRADPQQFIVNDPEQEACHEQQHCDLDWRNNVILLMDEPAPQQIKEEEEVHRTSQEEECNQGLEADSKECILTQTFEEQSRFSNTYLTRSVKNMTEEPPHKLPNQKGGKHAVQERACKRNTIEVSNPKLPDESQSVYSCKVCGNTFHYKGNLVRHVRLHTKDAECRCGVCGNSYQEATELKVHLRTHKLFQCTVCGKILVNGSSLKVHMRTHTEEKPHCCKVCGKGFKQMGHLIVHTRTHTREKPHCCNICNRGFNQMVHLSVHMRTHTGEKPFSCHVCGKGFVSRGNLVQHIRVHSGDKPYICNDCGKTFTKRTSLNYHMRIHIGGKTFCCHICGQDVCTSEDLKNHMLIHIKGKPYSDLLKS from the exons ATGGCTGAAATACTCACTCTGAAAGCGTTCGTTAACGAGCGACTAACCTCTGCAGCTGAAGAGATATTTGGAATGTTTGAGAAAACCATTAACGAACATCACGCGGAATTTTCCCGTTTAAACGAGGAGCTCAAGATTCAACGCAGACAACTGGAGACCGTTTTACACCCAAACAAACCATTACACAGAGCAG ACCCACAGCAGTTCATTGTCAATGATCCTGAACAGGAAGCTTGCCATGAACAACAGCACTGTGACTTGGATTGGAGGAACAATGTTATCCTGCTTATGGATGAACCAGCACCCCAACAAattaaagaggaagaggaggtacaTCGGACCAGTCAGGAAGAAGAGTGTAATCAAGGGCTGGAAGCTGATTCAAAAGAATGTATATTGACTCAAACATTTGAAGAACAATCTCGGTTTTCCAACACATACCTAACCAGAAGTGTAAAGAACATGACAGAAGAACCTCCTCACAAACTACCCAATCAAAAGGGAGGAAAGCATGCTGTGCAAGAACGGGCATGTAAACGGAATACCATTGAGGTGTCAAATCCAAAATTGCCTGATGAAAGTCAGTCTGTGTATAGTTGTAAGGTGTGTGGAAATACTTTTCACTATAAGGGTAACTTGGTGAGGCATGTAAGATTGCATACAAAGGATGCTGAATGTCGTTGCGGTGTTTGTGGGAACTCCTACCAAGAGGCCACTGAACTGAAAGTCCATTTAAGAACCCATAAATTGTTTCAGTGCACTGTTTGTGGAAAAATATTAGTCAATGGTTCAAGTCTGAAAGtgcacatgaggacacacactgaagagaaaCCACATTGTTGTAAAGTTTGTGGCAAAGGATTTAAACAAATGGGGCATTTGATTGTACATACAAggacacacaccagagagaaaCCACATTGTTGTAACATATGCAACAGAGGATTTAATCAAATGGTACATTTGAGTGTGCATATGAGAACTCATACCGGGGAGAAACCTTTTTCTTGTCATGTCTGTGGTAAAGGATTTGTCTCTAGAGGAAATCTAGTTCAACACATTAGAGTCCATTCAGGGGATAAACCATACATTTGTAATGATTGTGGTAAAACATTTACTAAGCGTACAAGTCTTAATTACCACATGAGGATACATATTGGAGGGAAAACATTTTGCTGTCATATCTGTGGTCAAGATGTCTGCACTAGTGAAGACTTGAAAAACCACATGTTAATACACATTAAAGGAAAACCATATTCCGACCTGTTAAAGTCTTGA